One genomic region from Halosolutus amylolyticus encodes:
- a CDS encoding ABC transporter permease has translation MKQYSHWIDRLKQFKRSDDRTGLLFVVGIPFTVLLLFFIIPLFLMVRLSFLEDMPPAAYTLENYVAIFTEGVYVDVILFTLYVTVITTAVVITLGYVLAYSIIYFSRKTTFLLLMVILPFWVNYIVRMYAWINILQTDGLINWIESLLFSSDPSGYMFTTTAVLIGFVYIWLPLSTLPIYASIQGLDDNLKEAAKDLGAGPIRTFFTVTLPQTKSGVIAGTILVFIPTFGAFITPSMLGGTDHLMVGMVIETQFNQVGNWPLAAAMGTVLTVIVVALLVVGSYFSDDVAGGIGGSDK, from the coding sequence ATGAAGCAATATTCACACTGGATCGATCGACTGAAGCAGTTCAAACGATCGGACGACAGGACTGGACTGCTATTCGTCGTGGGGATTCCGTTTACCGTTCTCTTACTATTCTTCATCATTCCCCTCTTCTTGATGGTTAGACTGTCTTTTCTGGAAGACATGCCACCTGCGGCGTATACGCTCGAAAACTACGTTGCAATTTTCACCGAAGGTGTGTACGTCGACGTTATCCTGTTCACATTGTACGTCACAGTCATAACTACAGCAGTCGTTATCACTCTCGGCTACGTACTCGCATATTCGATCATCTATTTCTCCCGGAAAACAACATTTTTATTACTGATGGTGATTCTGCCCTTCTGGGTGAATTACATCGTTCGGATGTATGCCTGGATCAACATCTTACAGACCGACGGGCTGATTAACTGGATCGAGTCGTTGCTATTCTCGTCCGATCCCAGCGGGTATATGTTCACGACCACTGCAGTGCTGATCGGTTTCGTGTACATCTGGCTTCCGCTTTCGACACTCCCGATCTATGCTTCGATACAAGGACTGGACGATAACCTGAAAGAAGCAGCGAAAGATTTGGGGGCGGGACCGATCAGGACGTTCTTCACCGTGACGCTTCCACAGACAAAGAGTGGTGTCATTGCAGGTACAATTCTCGTGTTCATCCCAACGTTTGGAGCGTTCATTACCCCAAGCATGTTGGGTGGGACGGATCATCTGATGGTTGGAATGGTGATCGAAACCCAGTTCAACCAGGTCGGAAACTGGCCGCTTGCTGCAGCGATGGGAACGGTTCTAACGGTTATCGTGGTGGCTCTATTAGTGGTCGGATCGTACTTTTCAGATGACGTGGCTGGTGGAATCGGAGGTAGTGACAAATGA
- a CDS encoding acyl-CoA dehydrogenase family protein, with translation MITLSDEQQMVVKAARELAESEFTDKAFEWNGDVPWENVELLAEQGYLGISFGTEYGGEGMSELESLLVIEAVARVCPDTALFMNGHNVAPRAIDMFGSDMIKEKYLPGIIDGTDYVAVAMSEPEAGSDLNAMETTIERDGDEVVINGEKIWVSEYPDATAVVVWGKFADGLGTVVVDLDEPGIEVANHFENMAGNVQTQFFLDNARVSDDHVLTSGSDGFRKHMQALNWERLSTAAMTNGIALCALDKALEYGTQREQFGQPVLDFQGIEWKIAEMAKQVETSRAIVHQSALNAVENGSIPNPLESTIAFLHSGEAADHIVDESLQIHGANGYMNGHPLEYLYRMVRGLRIGGGTDEIQRNTIARIVKRDGMPHLA, from the coding sequence ATGATCACCCTGTCCGACGAACAGCAAATGGTAGTAAAGGCAGCCAGAGAGTTGGCAGAGAGCGAATTTACAGACAAAGCCTTCGAGTGGAACGGTGATGTCCCGTGGGAAAACGTCGAACTTCTCGCTGAACAGGGATATCTCGGTATCAGTTTTGGGACGGAGTACGGTGGCGAGGGGATGAGCGAACTGGAGTCTCTACTGGTCATCGAAGCCGTCGCTCGAGTCTGTCCGGATACTGCGTTGTTCATGAACGGCCACAACGTCGCACCACGAGCCATCGATATGTTTGGTTCGGACATGATAAAAGAAAAGTATCTCCCGGGGATCATCGACGGGACAGACTACGTTGCAGTCGCGATGTCCGAACCCGAGGCCGGTTCGGACCTCAACGCGATGGAGACGACTATCGAACGGGATGGCGACGAAGTAGTGATAAACGGTGAGAAAATCTGGGTGAGCGAGTATCCAGACGCGACCGCTGTCGTGGTTTGGGGAAAGTTTGCTGATGGTCTTGGCACAGTCGTCGTCGACCTGGACGAACCCGGAATCGAAGTGGCAAATCACTTCGAAAACATGGCAGGGAACGTCCAAACACAGTTTTTTCTCGACAACGCCCGGGTGTCTGACGACCACGTCCTAACCAGTGGTTCGGATGGGTTCCGGAAGCACATGCAGGCCTTGAACTGGGAGCGACTGTCGACAGCAGCGATGACGAACGGAATCGCCCTGTGTGCGCTCGACAAAGCCCTCGAGTACGGAACGCAACGCGAGCAGTTCGGCCAACCAGTTCTCGACTTTCAGGGTATCGAGTGGAAAATCGCGGAGATGGCGAAACAGGTCGAGACCTCGCGAGCGATCGTCCACCAGTCAGCCCTCAACGCAGTCGAGAACGGCAGTATTCCCAATCCGCTCGAATCCACCATCGCCTTCCTCCACTCTGGTGAAGCAGCAGACCATATCGTAGACGAGTCACTCCAGATCCACGGAGCCAACGGCTACATGAACGGTCATCCACTCGAGTATCTCTATCGCATGGTACGAGGGCTTCGAATCGGAGGGGGAACGGACGAAATACAGCGAAACACGATCGCACGGATAGTGAAACGGGACGGAATGCCACACCTCGCGTAA
- a CDS encoding CaiB/BaiF CoA transferase family protein, which yields MHDFLENIRILDLSRLLPGQYTTSLLADLGAEIVMVEHPAHGNPSRHRPPKIDGRGAAQLLRDRGKRSVAIDLKDDRGREACLSLAASADVVLEGFRPGTADRLGVGYDDVREANEEVVYCSLTGYGQDGPYSERPGHDINYIGIGGLLSLTGEQDGQPTVPGYPIADLAGALYASTAITAALAGRAGEPVHLDVSMADVVASFSMTYADRLLGGSESPKRGETVLTGYHPGYRVYQAADGKLLTIGALEDRFWKNLCTATDLESISDENVDFSSDVDESKQEALVEMLAATIAERPRDEWLQIFDEHDVPAGPVNDFEEIFSDPHLRKRGLFEETGSEESEDHWSAKELAFKHTFGDRGDRTKKDAPSCGEDTETLLSSIGYDPETIEALAAHGVIKTATDR from the coding sequence ATGCACGACTTCCTCGAAAACATCCGTATCTTGGACCTATCCCGGCTGTTACCCGGCCAGTATACAACCTCGTTGCTTGCGGACCTCGGGGCAGAAATAGTTATGGTCGAACATCCAGCCCACGGGAACCCAAGCCGACACCGACCCCCAAAAATCGACGGACGGGGTGCCGCACAATTACTTCGTGACCGGGGCAAACGCAGTGTCGCGATCGATCTAAAAGACGATCGAGGACGAGAGGCGTGCCTGTCCCTGGCCGCCAGCGCCGACGTGGTACTCGAAGGGTTTCGTCCGGGAACGGCCGACCGCCTCGGTGTGGGATACGATGACGTCCGGGAAGCCAACGAAGAGGTCGTCTACTGCTCGTTAACTGGCTACGGCCAGGATGGCCCGTACTCCGAACGACCCGGGCACGATATCAACTACATCGGGATCGGAGGACTACTGTCGCTCACGGGAGAGCAAGACGGCCAACCGACCGTACCCGGCTATCCGATCGCCGATCTCGCCGGTGCGCTGTACGCGAGTACGGCGATCACGGCTGCTCTGGCAGGTCGCGCTGGAGAGCCAGTACACCTTGATGTAAGTATGGCCGACGTCGTCGCGTCATTTTCGATGACCTACGCAGATCGGTTGCTCGGAGGCAGCGAATCACCGAAACGAGGGGAAACGGTACTAACTGGGTATCATCCTGGATACCGTGTGTATCAAGCAGCAGATGGCAAGCTTCTGACCATTGGTGCTCTCGAAGATCGGTTCTGGAAGAATCTCTGCACCGCAACGGACCTCGAATCGATCAGCGACGAGAACGTCGATTTTTCGAGCGACGTCGATGAATCGAAACAAGAGGCACTCGTAGAGATGCTAGCAGCCACGATCGCAGAACGGCCGCGTGACGAGTGGTTGCAAATCTTCGACGAGCACGACGTACCCGCCGGGCCGGTAAACGATTTCGAGGAGATATTTTCTGATCCGCATCTGCGTAAACGGGGCCTGTTTGAGGAGACAGGGAGTGAAGAGTCCGAAGATCATTGGTCCGCCAAAGAACTCGCGTTCAAACACACATTCGGTGATCGAGGAGATAGGACAAAAAAAGACGCACCGTCGTGTGGTGAAGACACCGAAACGTTGCTGTCTTCGATCGGGTACGATCCAGAGACAATTGAGGCGCTAGCCGCACATGGAGTGATTAAAACAGCAACGGACCGGTAG
- a CDS encoding thiolase family protein: MNSTQTHSRDTYVAGVGIHEFGRFEKTFEEIGKEAVVEALDDAQMSIHDMEAGFCGKTYLPTSTGVRVLKEIGLTGIPVPDIDAACAAGASGLSTATAMVEAGAIDVALAFGVEKMPRGFMDPTNIYPDWMCHMGLSQNPQYWAMSAKRHMYDHGTTKEQIADVAAKNHQHSELNPNAYYTDPMDREEVLDSPLVCDPLNQFSICAPNDGAAAAVICSGEVVEERGIDGAVELLTATHRTATFPFPRGGTFCASPTGNRSTTKMAADAAYEEAGIGPDDVSLAEVQDTNAFGELLCYEQLGFCDPGKGGEFIDSGAPWRDGELPVNVSGGLISKGEPPGASHIGQVHELVLQLRGDAGDRQIDDPSVGLAHVLGAMGQCGITILRG; this comes from the coding sequence ATGAACTCGACACAAACACATTCCCGTGATACCTACGTTGCTGGGGTCGGGATACACGAGTTCGGTCGCTTCGAGAAAACATTCGAGGAAATCGGAAAAGAGGCGGTTGTGGAGGCACTGGACGACGCTCAAATGTCTATCCACGACATGGAGGCCGGTTTCTGTGGGAAAACATATCTCCCGACATCGACTGGGGTACGTGTTCTGAAAGAGATCGGTCTGACTGGTATTCCAGTTCCGGACATCGATGCCGCGTGTGCTGCCGGTGCAAGCGGCCTCTCGACAGCCACGGCAATGGTTGAAGCGGGAGCGATCGACGTTGCGCTGGCGTTCGGAGTCGAGAAAATGCCCCGTGGGTTCATGGATCCGACGAACATCTATCCGGACTGGATGTGCCACATGGGCCTCTCCCAGAATCCACAGTACTGGGCTATGTCAGCTAAGCGTCATATGTATGACCACGGGACGACGAAAGAGCAGATAGCCGACGTGGCTGCCAAAAACCACCAGCACAGTGAACTGAACCCGAACGCCTACTACACTGATCCGATGGACCGCGAGGAAGTCCTGGACTCGCCACTCGTCTGTGATCCACTCAATCAGTTCTCGATCTGTGCTCCCAACGACGGTGCTGCGGCAGCAGTCATCTGTAGTGGTGAGGTCGTCGAAGAACGTGGCATCGACGGCGCAGTCGAACTGCTCACAGCAACTCACCGGACCGCGACGTTCCCCTTCCCGCGGGGGGGAACGTTCTGTGCGTCACCGACAGGGAACAGATCGACGACAAAGATGGCGGCCGATGCAGCATACGAAGAGGCAGGAATCGGACCGGACGACGTGAGCCTTGCAGAAGTTCAGGATACGAATGCGTTCGGCGAGCTTCTCTGTTACGAGCAACTGGGCTTCTGTGATCCGGGCAAAGGCGGTGAGTTTATCGACTCCGGTGCGCCGTGGAGAGATGGCGAGCTCCCCGTTAACGTCAGCGGCGGTCTCATCAGCAAAGGTGAACCCCCGGGGGCGTCCCACATTGGCCAGGTCCACGAACTGGTGTTACAACTTCGTGGAGACGCTGGCGATCGACAGATCGACGATCCGTCTGTCGGTCTCGCCCACGTCCTCGGTGCCATGGGACAGTGTGGTATCACAATCCTCCGCGGGTAG
- a CDS encoding acetyl-CoA hydrolase/transferase C-terminal domain-containing protein, whose translation MVTPTNATRAAAQIRPGDEIVVDTSRPTATLESALERDDLRDVVVTVFGYPYADSSLLRALANHDGISVQLSMVPSGVRDLVTDGDISYVPRTVYQTAQSPALRPNRRTVGIVQTPPGTDDEDHPIGCLSTFGRSLVETGDVTIVETNPRVPSPTQSGRIERSKIDHLLSSESGLPTLDLTTSDVAADIAENLRPLVPETATVQLGVGGLMESIGERLATGGPYSLWTGLVGESVRPMVENECVTRATGCVAIGSTESFYDWVQSVEDIRFVSGSVSHAPAKLTEQTNLVAINSALQVDLTGQINAETLGGRQVAGVGGQSAFMTAASNDPEGRAIIALESRASNGISKIIGALPDREIVTTPRYAIDAVVTEYGVARLTGRTTRERASDLVAVAHPDDRTELREAAREYGLR comes from the coding sequence ATGGTTACACCGACGAACGCGACGCGAGCGGCAGCACAGATACGGCCAGGCGACGAAATCGTTGTCGACACGTCGCGACCCACGGCTACGCTCGAATCCGCGTTGGAACGTGACGACTTGAGAGACGTGGTCGTCACGGTTTTTGGCTACCCCTATGCTGACTCGTCACTGCTCAGGGCGCTCGCGAATCACGATGGAATTTCGGTACAGCTCTCGATGGTGCCATCAGGTGTGCGCGACCTTGTAACCGACGGCGACATTTCCTACGTTCCACGCACGGTCTACCAGACAGCGCAGAGTCCCGCCCTTAGACCGAACCGGCGCACGGTGGGAATCGTCCAGACACCACCAGGAACGGACGACGAGGATCATCCGATCGGCTGTTTGTCCACGTTCGGAAGATCGCTCGTCGAGACCGGTGACGTAACGATCGTCGAAACGAATCCGCGAGTTCCATCGCCGACGCAATCTGGACGGATCGAGCGTTCGAAAATCGATCATCTCCTGAGTTCGGAATCGGGCCTTCCCACGCTCGATCTGACCACCAGTGATGTCGCAGCCGATATCGCCGAGAATCTGCGCCCGCTCGTGCCGGAAACCGCGACGGTCCAGCTCGGGGTAGGTGGTCTCATGGAGTCGATTGGCGAGAGACTCGCTACCGGAGGCCCCTACTCGTTGTGGACCGGTCTCGTCGGAGAGAGCGTCCGACCAATGGTCGAAAACGAGTGCGTCACTCGTGCTACTGGCTGCGTAGCGATCGGTAGCACCGAATCGTTTTACGACTGGGTACAGAGTGTGGAGGATATTAGATTCGTGAGTGGGTCAGTCTCACATGCACCCGCAAAGCTCACCGAGCAGACAAATCTCGTCGCGATTAATTCAGCACTTCAGGTAGATCTCACTGGACAAATCAACGCCGAGACGCTCGGTGGACGGCAGGTTGCAGGCGTCGGTGGACAGTCCGCGTTCATGACGGCAGCGAGTAACGATCCGGAAGGGCGTGCGATCATCGCGCTCGAATCGCGTGCGTCGAACGGAATCTCAAAAATTATCGGTGCACTTCCTGACAGGGAGATTGTAACGACACCGCGGTATGCTATCGACGCGGTCGTCACTGAATACGGCGTTGCGAGGCTGACGGGACGGACGACCCGCGAACGAGCGAGCGACCTCGTTGCAGTCGCCCACCCGGACGACCGAACAGAGCTCCGAGAAGCGGCACGCGAGTACGGGCTGCGCTAA
- a CDS encoding MaoC family dehydratase — protein sequence MKYFEDVKVGESYESRAVAVTEEDIVDFATQFDPQPFHTEPSAAKDTMFGDLVASGWHTAALCHRLSLEILNEAGWGAGIGRGIEELKWIDPLYVGDTLRIEYEIVDKSRDSSPDAYGNIRSRISGYNQHDECIITYRGNGMLQCRNSNVG from the coding sequence GTGAAATACTTCGAGGATGTCAAAGTGGGTGAATCGTATGAATCGAGGGCGGTTGCCGTTACCGAGGAGGACATCGTCGACTTCGCTACGCAGTTCGACCCGCAACCATTCCATACGGAACCCAGTGCAGCGAAGGATACGATGTTCGGAGACCTCGTTGCCAGCGGCTGGCATACAGCGGCGTTGTGCCACCGGTTAAGTCTCGAAATCCTGAACGAAGCCGGGTGGGGAGCCGGCATCGGTAGGGGCATTGAAGAATTGAAGTGGATTGACCCACTATACGTAGGAGACACGCTTCGAATCGAGTACGAAATTGTCGATAAGTCACGGGATTCCAGTCCTGATGCATACGGGAATATCAGGAGTCGGATCTCAGGATACAACCAGCACGACGAATGTATCATAACCTATCGGGGGAACGGAATGCTCCAATGTCGAAATTCGAATGTGGGGTAA
- a CDS encoding ABC transporter permease: MSLRSNAAAYVERAVERHAKRMAQVALLAIMLFLWVPLLIVTIMSFSDSGVLAFPPDRFTLDWYHTFFGDSTARDATITSVKVSLVSVPIAVILSTLAAYGLTNYKFRGKDGFNLLLILPIIVPLVVTAAALFTFLNTVGIGSGFTSVVIAHIVRAVPFAAIVIIPSFLSLDKSLEEASMDLGASRVQTFIRVTLPNVLPGIIAGTLLAFAISFNEFVYTLFVRDTATQTLPIYIWNEIQFGASPEVNVISVLFIVISLIAVIFAVVFTRVERLITT; this comes from the coding sequence ATGAGTCTCCGTTCCAACGCGGCAGCGTACGTCGAGCGTGCTGTGGAACGACACGCGAAACGAATGGCGCAGGTTGCGCTTCTTGCCATAATGCTCTTCCTCTGGGTCCCGTTGCTTATCGTTACGATCATGTCCTTTTCCGACTCCGGTGTCCTCGCGTTCCCACCCGATAGGTTCACACTCGACTGGTATCATACGTTCTTCGGGGACAGCACTGCGAGAGACGCCACGATTACCTCGGTAAAGGTAAGTCTCGTTTCTGTGCCGATTGCCGTCATCCTCAGTACGCTGGCTGCCTACGGGCTGACAAATTATAAGTTCCGAGGGAAAGATGGGTTCAATCTTCTCTTGATCCTCCCGATCATCGTCCCCCTCGTCGTGACGGCAGCAGCCCTGTTTACCTTCCTCAACACGGTCGGCATCGGGTCCGGATTTACTAGTGTCGTAATTGCTCACATCGTGCGAGCGGTCCCCTTTGCTGCGATCGTAATCATCCCGTCGTTCTTGAGTCTCGATAAGTCGCTCGAAGAGGCTTCGATGGACCTGGGCGCGTCGCGCGTTCAAACGTTTATAAGAGTGACGCTTCCTAACGTCCTGCCCGGCATTATCGCTGGGACGTTGCTGGCATTTGCCATTTCGTTCAACGAATTTGTCTATACACTCTTCGTCCGTGACACGGCGACGCAGACGCTCCCGATTTATATCTGGAACGAAATCCAGTTCGGCGCATCACCGGAGGTAAACGTCATCAGCGTGTTGTTCATCGTTATCTCACTCATCGCTGTGATCTTCGCAGTGGTCTTTACGCGCGTCGAACGATTGATCACTACGTGA
- a CDS encoding thiolase family protein, whose amino-acid sequence MEPVLVSLCRTPQGKKNGIFADIRSEQLSIPVVNALLNDTGLSGEQVDDLQWGCVKQEGEQGNNIARTITLLSDLGESVPAATIDRQCASSAHAIMSAADAIRAGQRQCIIAGGVESMTRVERAEDRSQIPGLDNAYDLDELAMGQTAETVAEQYGVSRETQDEYAATSQKRAVDATREGRFDDEIVPIDNGEEIITEDEGLRPGTTAEKLASLPPVFEENGTVTAGNSSQMSDGAAAVMVTSQSFADDYSLDILAHVGQHSVVGVDPHVMGIGPVPAVREILDRTDRSMSDYGLVELNEAFASQTVYCKRQLGIDDDSFNVNGGAIAIGHPLGASGARLPVTLVHEMQRRGTDRGIATACVGFGQGVAIEFTHP is encoded by the coding sequence ATGGAGCCCGTACTCGTAAGTTTGTGCCGGACGCCACAGGGAAAAAAGAATGGTATCTTCGCCGATATCCGTAGTGAACAGCTTTCGATTCCCGTCGTGAACGCCCTTTTGAACGACACTGGCCTCTCGGGCGAGCAGGTCGACGATCTACAGTGGGGGTGTGTCAAGCAAGAAGGTGAACAGGGGAACAATATTGCACGAACGATCACACTCCTCTCCGACCTCGGGGAATCGGTTCCCGCTGCAACTATTGACCGCCAGTGTGCTTCGTCTGCGCATGCGATTATGAGTGCTGCCGACGCCATTCGTGCAGGCCAGCGTCAATGCATCATCGCAGGCGGTGTCGAAAGCATGACTCGCGTCGAGCGGGCAGAAGACCGGAGCCAAATTCCAGGGTTGGATAACGCGTACGATCTCGACGAGCTGGCCATGGGTCAGACTGCAGAAACCGTCGCCGAACAGTACGGCGTCTCGAGAGAAACACAGGACGAATATGCAGCGACCAGCCAGAAACGAGCCGTCGACGCGACCAGAGAGGGTCGATTCGACGACGAAATCGTTCCGATCGACAACGGTGAGGAAATCATTACAGAAGACGAAGGGCTTCGACCAGGGACAACCGCAGAGAAACTGGCATCCCTGCCACCCGTATTCGAAGAGAACGGTACAGTCACCGCAGGTAACTCTTCACAGATGAGCGACGGTGCAGCGGCCGTGATGGTCACCAGTCAGTCCTTCGCTGATGACTATAGCCTGGATATTCTCGCTCACGTCGGCCAACACTCTGTCGTTGGCGTCGATCCGCACGTGATGGGGATCGGGCCAGTGCCCGCGGTCCGGGAAATTCTCGATCGGACTGACCGTTCGATGTCGGATTACGGGCTCGTAGAACTCAACGAAGCGTTTGCCAGCCAGACGGTCTACTGCAAGCGCCAACTGGGTATCGATGACGACTCGTTCAATGTCAACGGCGGTGCTATTGCGATCGGACATCCGCTTGGCGCTTCCGGTGCCCGGCTTCCAGTTACGCTAGTCCACGAGATGCAACGACGAGGAACCGACCGTGGTATTGCGACGGCCTGCGTCGGATTCGGACAGGGGGTGGCGATCGAGTTTACACACCCGTAA
- a CDS encoding pyridoxamine 5'-phosphate oxidase family protein, with amino-acid sequence MIETEERMRGIEMGKDEIDDFLYEQGHGILSLMGCGEAYGVPMSFGYDGDRIFMNLITFGDESKKVDYITDTEHVSLTAYHVETRLKWKSTVVNGMLEEVTDDKYAKEVLDDNALFPTLYPPTEPMSDVTRVAIQIEEMTGRKGEEYQS; translated from the coding sequence ATGATTGAGACCGAAGAGCGAATGAGGGGCATAGAAATGGGAAAGGATGAAATAGACGACTTTCTCTACGAACAGGGACACGGGATATTGTCGCTAATGGGGTGTGGTGAAGCGTATGGTGTTCCGATGTCGTTTGGATACGATGGTGATCGCATTTTCATGAATCTGATCACGTTCGGAGACGAGAGCAAGAAAGTAGATTACATAACTGACACCGAGCATGTGTCGCTGACCGCATATCACGTCGAAACCCGCCTAAAGTGGAAAAGCACCGTTGTAAACGGCATGCTGGAGGAAGTGACGGATGACAAATACGCAAAAGAGGTACTGGACGATAATGCGTTGTTTCCGACGCTCTACCCGCCCACTGAACCGATGTCGGACGTAACGCGCGTTGCAATCCAGATAGAAGAGATGACAGGACGAAAAGGAGAGGAATACCAGAGTTGA
- a CDS encoding IclR family transcriptional regulator encodes MAEKLPVESTRKTFDIIEELVKEGELSVQEITEKLDAPKTTVHGHLRSLEQLGYVINDGQKYQTSTRFIALGELTRNRMELFNVAKHKIDDLANATGEQASIVIEERFKAVTLYTSKGEKAIELEPFAGQWFPMHTIAAGKAILAHFPDEEKEKYIETHGLEQRTENTYTDREALYEEFDRIVEQGYATDAEEHKEGLSGIAVPILDGETVKGAINLFGPSSRMRVDEFEKNNSLGQELFQISNIVEVNLGYMYG; translated from the coding sequence ATGGCAGAAAAACTTCCCGTCGAATCGACTCGAAAGACCTTCGATATAATTGAGGAATTGGTCAAAGAAGGAGAATTGAGCGTACAAGAGATTACCGAGAAACTCGATGCGCCAAAAACGACGGTCCATGGGCATCTTCGCAGTCTCGAACAGCTCGGATACGTTATCAACGATGGGCAAAAATACCAGACGAGCACCCGTTTCATTGCGCTGGGTGAACTAACGAGAAACCGGATGGAGCTGTTTAACGTTGCAAAACATAAAATAGACGACCTAGCCAATGCGACAGGAGAGCAGGCTTCAATCGTCATCGAAGAGCGTTTCAAAGCAGTAACATTGTACACGTCAAAAGGCGAAAAAGCGATTGAACTTGAGCCGTTTGCGGGGCAGTGGTTCCCGATGCACACTATTGCCGCCGGAAAAGCCATTCTCGCGCACTTCCCTGACGAGGAAAAGGAGAAGTATATCGAAACGCACGGGCTAGAACAGCGGACGGAAAATACCTATACCGACCGCGAAGCATTGTATGAAGAGTTCGACCGAATTGTCGAACAGGGATACGCCACCGACGCTGAAGAACACAAAGAAGGACTCAGTGGGATTGCCGTTCCAATCCTCGATGGGGAAACGGTAAAAGGTGCAATCAATCTTTTCGGACCGTCGAGTCGAATGCGAGTCGATGAGTTTGAAAAAAATAATTCATTAGGACAAGAATTATTCCAGATTTCGAACATTGTTGAAGTTAACCTTGGGTATATGTACGGATAA
- a CDS encoding Zn-ribbon domain-containing OB-fold protein produces MAVIPFAEGFMEDISANPYDANLMKSVCNDCGTGFFGTKDRCENCASQDVEQGVLDRDGEIYTYTIQRYPPPEPYKLGSTDRDEWTPRPVAYGEFDGVRFLGLVDGDRQQLEVGAPIELVVEPGWETDDGDEVLIYKFALQENET; encoded by the coding sequence ATGGCAGTAATACCATTCGCAGAAGGATTTATGGAAGACATTTCCGCAAATCCTTACGATGCGAACTTGATGAAATCTGTCTGTAATGATTGTGGCACGGGTTTTTTCGGTACCAAGGACCGATGTGAAAACTGTGCAAGTCAGGACGTAGAACAGGGAGTCCTCGACAGGGACGGGGAGATTTACACGTACACTATCCAGCGATACCCGCCACCAGAGCCATACAAACTGGGCTCGACGGACAGAGACGAGTGGACGCCACGACCAGTGGCGTACGGGGAGTTCGATGGCGTTCGTTTTCTCGGCCTTGTCGACGGTGACCGACAACAACTAGAGGTCGGCGCACCGATCGAACTCGTCGTCGAGCCTGGCTGGGAAACGGATGACGGTGACGAGGTACTGATATACAAATTCGCACTTCAGGAGAACGAAACATGA
- a CDS encoding enoyl-CoA hydratase/isomerase family protein — protein sequence MSESNTVSFELSEGIARIELNRPEKYNAYVPSMGDEILTALDEVQERDDVRCIVLEGRGEAFSAGGDIDGMKERVGTDVQVMEQAERLSSGANRVVTRLFRASVPTVAKIDGLAVGAGASLALACDLLLASETARIGFGFRQVGLTVDTGVSYFLPRLVGSNVAKELVYTGELVDADRGADIGIFNHVFADEEFDENAEEIIETIADGPTRALRQSKRLIDDAQHLPFESVLDNEAIAQGAMMGTPEHEEGVRSFLEDREPQFRDL from the coding sequence ATGAGTGAATCCAATACCGTCTCGTTCGAACTTTCAGAGGGGATTGCGCGCATTGAATTGAATCGGCCAGAGAAATACAACGCGTACGTCCCGTCGATGGGGGACGAAATTCTCACAGCTCTCGACGAAGTACAGGAACGTGACGACGTACGGTGTATTGTCCTCGAAGGGCGCGGAGAGGCGTTCTCGGCCGGTGGTGATATCGACGGGATGAAAGAGCGAGTCGGTACTGATGTGCAAGTAATGGAGCAAGCAGAACGGCTCTCGAGTGGTGCGAACAGAGTCGTTACGAGACTCTTTCGGGCGTCAGTTCCAACTGTAGCGAAGATCGATGGGCTGGCAGTCGGTGCCGGTGCGAGCCTCGCTTTGGCGTGTGACCTATTGCTCGCCAGCGAAACAGCCCGAATTGGGTTCGGGTTCAGACAGGTCGGGCTCACGGTCGATACGGGTGTATCCTACTTCCTGCCACGGCTGGTCGGCTCGAACGTTGCGAAAGAGCTGGTGTATACAGGAGAGCTGGTCGACGCCGACCGAGGGGCAGACATCGGCATATTCAACCACGTCTTCGCGGATGAGGAGTTCGACGAGAACGCAGAGGAGATCATCGAAACGATCGCTGACGGTCCAACTCGTGCCCTTCGTCAGTCAAAGCGGCTGATCGACGATGCACAACACTTGCCGTTCGAGTCAGTACTCGACAACGAAGCGATCGCACAGGGTGCAATGATGGGAACACCCGAGCACGAAGAGGGCGTTCGTTCGTTCCTCGAAGATCGCGAGCCGCAGTTCAGAGATCTATAA